The Amylolactobacillus amylophilus DSM 20533 = JCM 1125 genome contains a region encoding:
- a CDS encoding EAL domain-containing protein, which yields MKVNTADGWRPLADFSKIPAKTIASILIGSMQKLALKVGYVSVNLNRQQLLTSEINEALIYVQNLLRPLKLVVELTEEDNPVEINFEDLQQALVNYQLRGIELSLDDVGTGLNQLDNVDRFMPYLSELKFALQNFEESVFDQEIQDKIVFLRDLAQKNNLRFILEGIESEEEDQLLNKMNITLRQGYYYGKPHILKLLDDDPDN from the coding sequence ATGAAGGTTAACACAGCTGATGGATGGCGCCCGCTAGCAGACTTCAGTAAGATTCCAGCCAAGACAATTGCTAGTATTCTAATTGGCAGTATGCAGAAACTGGCCTTGAAGGTGGGTTACGTGTCCGTTAATCTGAACCGGCAGCAGCTATTAACGTCAGAGATTAATGAAGCGCTTATCTATGTACAAAATCTGTTGCGCCCCCTAAAACTCGTCGTGGAGCTTACTGAGGAGGATAATCCTGTTGAAATTAACTTTGAAGATTTACAACAAGCACTAGTTAACTATCAGTTACGGGGCATTGAACTCTCGCTTGATGACGTTGGCACTGGCTTGAACCAGCTGGATAACGTCGACAGATTCATGCCTTACTTGAGTGAACTGAAATTTGCGCTACAAAACTTTGAAGAGTCAGTTTTTGACCAGGAAATTCAAGACAAAATAGTTTTCTTGCGGGACTTAGCACAGAAGAACAACCTAAGATTTATCCTTGAAGGTATTGAGAGTGAGGAAGAAGATCAACTGTTGAATAAAATGAATATCACGTTAAGACAAGGGTACTATTATGGTAAGCCACATATTTTGAAGCTACTTGATGATGACCCGGATAATTAA
- a CDS encoding diguanylate cyclase has translation MYIPLASNAVKQGYIAGRNVFGHVQKFPGKQGKTALRFFDYTLANTGLTIPVVAIFIVVQLFLGIMVILIRKQKVSTIVLHASALILFCIFYFLATFKNGVVPGMGMISLSEALFYSSSLIILDGLVYFMLSQFNAEDIYVDTILQQANTDWLTSLNNYGSFVEQLANNFKHWQKTKEPLLMIALDIDHFKNLNDGFGHFTGNRG, from the coding sequence ATGTATATTCCGTTAGCATCGAACGCCGTGAAGCAAGGTTACATTGCGGGTAGAAACGTGTTTGGCCACGTGCAGAAGTTTCCTGGCAAACAAGGAAAAACTGCACTACGTTTCTTTGACTATACACTGGCAAACACGGGACTTACTATTCCTGTCGTTGCCATTTTCATTGTTGTTCAACTGTTTTTAGGCATCATGGTGATATTAATTAGAAAACAAAAGGTCAGCACGATTGTGCTCCATGCAAGTGCATTGATTCTTTTTTGTATCTTCTATTTCTTAGCCACTTTCAAAAATGGTGTTGTGCCCGGAATGGGAATGATTAGCTTGAGCGAAGCTCTTTTCTATTCTAGCTCTTTAATTATCCTCGATGGACTCGTCTACTTCATGCTCTCACAATTTAATGCAGAGGATATTTATGTGGACACCATTTTACAGCAGGCAAACACCGATTGGTTGACCAGCTTAAATAACTACGGTTCATTTGTTGAACAATTAGCGAACAATTTTAAGCATTGGCAGAAGACAAAAGAGCCACTCTTGATGATTGCCCTCGATATTGATCACTTCAAAAATCTGAATGACGGCTTTGGCCACTTTACAGGTAACCGCGGTTAG
- a CDS encoding FAD-dependent oxidoreductase, whose product MYGYKQAKAIYNSAKDNQHIAIVGGCFIGIELAEAYANTDHQVTLIQGNKQLLNNYVDADMSLKIVETLQQHGVDVRLGHRVKTPLAV is encoded by the coding sequence GTGTATGGTTATAAGCAGGCAAAAGCAATCTATAATAGCGCGAAAGACAACCAGCATATCGCGATTGTAGGTGGCTGCTTTATTGGGATTGAACTGGCCGAGGCCTATGCCAACACAGACCACCAAGTAACGCTAATTCAGGGTAATAAGCAATTGCTTAATAACTACGTAGACGCAGACATGTCGCTTAAAATCGTAGAAACACTGCAACAACATGGGGTAGACGTTCGCTTAGGTCATCGGGTTAAAACTCCTTTGGCAGTGTAA
- a CDS encoding NAD(P)/FAD-dependent oxidoreductase, whose product MYERNDNVSFLSCGISLYLEGVVDKLEDMFYETPEHLASIGAKVKTMHDVLKINPKEKSILVQDMSTKKVVTDTYDKLIMSTGSYVQVPPLTGIDNDKVLLCMVISRQKQSIIARKTTSISRL is encoded by the coding sequence ATTTATGAACGAAATGACAACGTTTCTTTTCTGTCGTGTGGTATCTCTTTATACTTAGAGGGAGTCGTCGACAAACTTGAGGATATGTTCTACGAAACACCGGAGCATCTGGCAAGTATTGGCGCAAAAGTCAAGACTATGCACGACGTTTTAAAGATCAATCCAAAAGAAAAATCCATACTCGTGCAAGACATGAGCACCAAAAAGGTTGTGACAGATACTTACGATAAGTTGATTATGAGCACGGGTTCTTATGTTCAGGTACCTCCTTTAACGGGCATAGATAACGATAAGGTGCTATTGTGTATGGTTATAAGCAGGCAAAAGCAATCTATAATAGCGCGAAAGACAACCAGCATATCGCGATTGTAG